The Impatiens glandulifera chromosome 3, dImpGla2.1, whole genome shotgun sequence genome contains a region encoding:
- the LOC124931735 gene encoding flowering locus K homology domain-like, whose translation MDEENFEEQVTSEMPEDPDPLETDEENFDEQVTREIPEYPNPLETDEENFDEQVTSEIPEDPNPLETDEENFDEQVTSEMPEDPNPLETDGIPEETISPETQDSEKDLAVEVQRWPGWPGENIFRMLVPTSKVGSLIGRKGEFIKKMSEETKARIKILDGPSCNMERAVLVSAKEEPSLTLSPAMEGLLAVHAHIVDLNSDQPQPGKVSTRLLVASIQAGILIGKQGATVNSIQDESDCTIRVLSGENLPTFALSDDSVVDIQGEPQNVHKAVELIITHLRKFLVDRSIVQVFETQMQMPNARAAQNMPPSWGASPQGFLNNAGAGPGYMHSDPPYRPPPRKYDNYYPLADMPPPDNHPRQGPLSYGRDGLMGVSTPSAQPQQSFISKVGQTMQISLSYADAVIGTSGATISYIRRASGATIAIQEMGGGVGEMTVEINGSASQVQAAQQLIQNVIADVSTAAAPQIPAAAAPTGQAYPNYPSYDNAAPPPDYSYGTHYGY comes from the exons ATGGATGAGGAGAATTTTGAGGAACAAGTTACAAGTGAAATGCCTGAGGACCCAGATCCCCTTGAGACGGATGAGGAGAATTTTGATGAACAAGTTACACGTGAAATACCCGAGTACCCAAATCCCCTTGAGACGGATGAGGAGAATTTTGATGAACAAGTTACAAGTGAAATACCCGAGGACCCAAATCCCCTTGAGACGGATGAGGAGAATTTTGATGAACAAGTTACAAGTGAAATGCCCGAGGACCCAAATCCCCTTGAGACGGATGGAATTCCCGAGGAGACAATCTCACCTGAAACTCAAGATTCTGAAAAAGATTTAGCAGTTGAAGTACAGAGATGGCCTGGATGGCCTGGAGAAAATATTTTCAGGATGTTGGTTCCCACGTCCAAGGTTGGTAGTTTAATTGGTCGGAAGGGTGAGTTCATAAAGAAAATGTCCGAGGAGACAAAGGCTCGTATCAAGATACTTGACGGCCCATCATGCAATATGGAAAGAGCT GTATTGGTTTCTGCAAAGGAAGAGCCGAGTCTCACTCTATCTCCTGCTATGGAAGGTTTGTTAGCGGTTCATGCGCACATTGTTGATCTAAACAGTGATCAGCCTCAACCAGGGAAAGTTTCCACAAGGCTTCTAGTGGCATCTATCCAAGCCGGAATCTTGATTGGAAAGCAGGGAGCCACCGTAAATTCTATCCAGGATGAATCTGATTGCACAATTCGTGTTCTTTCAGGAG AGAACCTGCCAACTTTTGCTTTGTCAGATGACAGTGTTGTTGACATACAAGGAGAGCCCCAAAATGTGCATAAAGCAGTTGAACTGATTATAACCCATCTCAGAAAGTTTTTGGTTGACCGGAGCATTGTTCAGGTTTTCGAAACGCAA ATGCAAATGCCAAATGCTCGAGCAGCCCAGAACATGCCTCCATCTTGGGGGGCATCACCTCAAGGTTTTCTGAATAATGCTGGTGCTGGACCTGGCTATATGCATAGCGATCCTCCATACAGACCACCTCCACGTAAATATGACAATTACTATCCTCTAGCCGATATGCCTCCCCCAGACAATCATCCTCGACAGGGTCCATTGTCTTATGGAAGAGATGGTCTTATGGGAGTTAGTACGCCTAGTGCACAACCTCAACAATCCTTTATTTCTAAG GTTGGACAGACCATGCAAATTTCTTTATCATATGCAGATGCTGTAATTGGGACCTCAGGTGCAACGATTAGTTACATTCGGCGTGCTAGTGGAGCAACAATAGCCATACAGGAGATGGGCGGTGGAGTGGGTGAGATGACTGTCGAAATAAATGGTTCAGCATCCCAAGTGCAGGCTGCTCAACAGTTGATACAG AATGTGATTGCGGATGTTTCTACTGCTGCAGCCCCGCAGATTCCAGCAGCAGCGGCTCCAACTGGTCAAGCTTACCCCAATTATCCCAGCTACGATAATGCAGCTCCTCCTCCAGATTACAGTTATGGAACCCACTATGGGTACTAG
- the LOC124931667 gene encoding fructokinase-1: MHHQAAALESPISLHGLSSRSTLLQNPILIPSILPVSSQKRGYPLSYSSSTLRCNGLEVSVPRRRTLTPEFFNCSDDRERLRSGGAKVTDVAAFGNLCVDIVLNVPELPPGSKEDRQAYMNKLAESPPDKKYWEAGGNSNMAIAAARLGLSCIAIGHVGDEIYGKFFVEVLREEGIGMVEMSTDSDEMNKKSSSSSSYETLLCWVLVDPLQRHGFCSRADFSEEPAFKWMSNLTNDVKLAIRSSKTLFCNGYCFDELAPGLIVSALEYATEVGTAVFFDPGPKGKSLSRGTSEEQRALREILRMSDVILLTSEEAESLTYIKDPVLAGKELLKNSLRTKWVIIKLGAKGSILITMSSISCAPGFKVNVVDTVGCGDSFVAAIAFGLINDMPMIHTLTIGNAIGAATATGSGAGRNVATNKRVLEILRDANLNEDEVFWNKLLSDHLNGEEEITLLSKSTMLSNTISNKLKQIPLNKVTTDILPLLERADVTNVVPL, encoded by the exons ATGCATCATCAAGCGGCAGCACTCGAATCCCCAATTTCATTACATGGGTTGTCTTCTAGATCAACCCTCCTCCAAAACCCTATACTAATTCCTTCCATTCTCCCCGTTTCTTCACAAAAGAGAGGTTACCCTCTGTCTTATTCTTCTTCCACTCTTCGCTGTAATGGACTCGAAGTTTCCGTTCCAAGGCGCCGGACTCTCACGCCCGAATTCTTCAATTGTTCCGACGATAGGGAGAGGTTGAGAAGTGGTGGAGCCAAGGTAACTGATGTGGCCGCCTTCGGGAATCTCTGCGTTGATATTGTGCTCAATGTGCCGGAGTTGCCGCCTGGTTCGAAAGAAGACCGTCAGGCTTACATGAATAAATTGGCTGAGTCTCCTCCTGATAAG AAATACTGGGAAGCTGGTGGGAACAGCAATATGGCAATAGCAGCTGCAAGACTAGGACTTAGCTGTATAGCAATTGGACACGTTGGTGATGAAATTTATGGTAAGTTCTTCGTGGAAGTGCTTCGTGAAGAAGGAATAGGTATGGTTGAGATGAGCACTGATAGTGATGAAATGAACAAGAAGAGTTCTAGTTCTTCTTCATATGAAACACTTCTTTGTTGGGTATTAGTTGACCCATTGCAAAGACACGGTTTTTGCAG TCGAGCTGATTTTAGTGAGGAACCTGCATTCAAATGGATGAGCAATTTGACAAACGATGTAAAATTGGCCATAAGAAGTTCGAAGACATTATTCTGTAATGGTTACTGCTTTGATGAGCTTGCTCCTGGACTGATTGTTTCGGCTTTAGAGTATGCTACAGAAGTTGGAACTGCTGTCTTTTTTGATCCTGGTCCAAAGGGGAAAAGCCTATCAAGAGGAACATCTGAAGAACAAAGAGCACTAAGGGAAATTTTGagaatgagtgatgtgattctTCTAACTTCTGAAGAGGCTGAATCATTAACTTACATAAAGGACCCGGTCTTAGCTGGGAAGGAATTGCTTAAAAACAGTTTACGCACAAAATGGGTGATTATCAAATTGGGGGCAAAAGGTTCCATCTTAATCACCATGTCAAGCATATCTTGTGCACCTGGTTTCAAG GTTAATGTTGTTGACACTGTTGGATGCGGAGATAGTTTTGTAGCCGCCATTGCGTTtggtttaattaatgatatGCCCATGATTCATACCTTAACAATCGGAAATGCTATTGGTGCTGCAACCGCCACGGGGTCTGGTGCAGGCAGAAATGTCGCGACCAACAAACGAGTCCTAGAGATCTTGAGAGATGCGAATCTAAACGAGGATGAAGTATTTTGGAACAAATTACTTTCTGACCACTTGAATGGAGAAGAGGAAATCACACTCCTCTCTAAATCGACAATGCTGAGCAACACTATCAGTAATAAGCTGAAACAAATTCCACTTAATAAGGTCACTACTGATATTTTGCCCTTGCTTGAAAGGGCTGATGTTACAAATGTTGTGCCATTATGA
- the LOC124929740 gene encoding glutathione S-transferase U19-like has product MAEKLVLLHILPSPFAAKVRIGLAEKGVEYESFEEDLSNKSQLLLTVNPIYKQIPVLIHNGIPISDSSIILEYIDEVWTENSHIFPSDPYLRANARFWVDYISKNIFERSRDFVVKSTGETQEAEKKELVKRYKVLEGELGNKTYFGGESFEAVDMALIPFSGWFLSYEKTGLNIKDECPKIVEWAERCLKRESVSKSLAPPQLIYEVLMNVRKQYFQDK; this is encoded by the exons ATGGCAGAAAAGCTTGTTTTGTTGCACATATTGCCTAGCCCGTTCGCTGCAAAGGTGAGAATTGGCTTAGCCGAGAAAGGCGTGGAATACGAGAGCTTCGAAGAGGATTTGAGTAACAAAAGTCAATTGTTGCTCACGGTGAACCCCATTTACAAACAAATTCCCGTTCTTATCCACAATGGAATACCTATCTCCGATTCTTCTATCATTCTAGAGTACATCGATGAGGTATGGACAGAAAATTCTCACATCTTCCCATCCGATCCTTATCTACGAGCCAACGCTAGGTTTTGGGTTGATTACATCTCCAAAAAT ATATTCGAAAGATCGCGTGACTTTGTGGTGAAGAGTACAGGAGAAACTCAAGAAGCGGAAAAGAAAGAGCTGGTGAAGCGCTATAAGGTGTTGGAAGGGGAGCTCGGGAACAAAACCTATTTTGGCGGAGAAAGTTTCGAAGCTGTTGATATGGCGTTGATTCCTTTTTCCGGGTGGTTTCTTTCATATGAGAAGACGGGACTAAACATTAAGGATGAGTGCCCTAAGATTGTGGAATGGGCTGAAAGGTGCCTGAAAAGGGAGAGTGTTTCCAAGTCTCTTGCTCCTCCACAGTTGATATATGAAGTCTTAATGAACGTAAGGAAGCAATATTTTCAGGACAAGTGA
- the LOC124932618 gene encoding glutathione S-transferase U19-like yields MAEKLVLLHTLPSPFAAKVRIGLAEKGVEYESFEEDLSNKSQLLLTVNPIYKQIPVLIHNGIPICDSSIILEYIDEVWTENSHIFPSDPYLRANTRFWVDYISKNIFDISRDFVVKSTGETLEAEKKELVKRYKVLEGELGNKTYFGGENFEAVDMALIPFSGWFLSYEKTGLNIKDECPKIVEWAERCLKRESVSKSLAPPQLIYEVLKNIRKQYFQDK; encoded by the exons ATGGCAGAAAAGCTTGTTTTGTTGCACACATTGCCTAGCCCGTTCGCTGCAAAGGTGAGAATTGGCTTAGCCGAGAAAGGCGTGGAATACGAGAGCTTCGAAGAGGATTTGAGTAACAAAAGTCAATTGTTGCTCACGGTGAACCCCATTTACAAACAAATTCCCGTTCTTATCCACAATGGAATACCTATCTGCGATTCTTCTATCATTCTAGAGTACATCGATGAGGTATGGACAGAAAATTCTCATATCTTCCCATCCGATCCTTATCTACGAGCCAACACTAGGTTTTGGGTTGATTACATATCAAAAAAT ATATTCGATATATCGCGTGACTTTGTGGTTAAGAGTACAGGAGAAACTCTAGAAGCGGAAAAGAAAGAGCTGGTGAAGCGTTATAAGGTATTGGAAGGGGAACTCGGGAACAAAACCTATTTTGGCGGAGAAAACTTCGAAGCTGTTGATATGGCTTTAATTCCTTTTTCCGGGTGGTTTCTTTCATATGAGAAGACGGGACTAAACATTAAGGATGAGTGCCCTAAGATTGTGGAATGGGCTGAAAGGTGCCTGAAAAGGGAGAGTGTTTCCAAGTCTCTTGCTCCTCCACAATTGATATATGAAGTCCTAAAGAACATAAGGAAACAATATTTTCAGGACAAGTGA
- the LOC124929741 gene encoding glutathione S-transferase U19-like → MIFLTYITEKVRIGLAEKGVEYESFEEDLSNKSKLLHAMNPVYKQVPVLIHNGLPISDSSIILEYIDDLWTGYSHIFPSDPHLRAQARFWVDYIAKNIYEKSSGFVVKSSGERQEAKKKELVKCYKVLEEELGNKTYFGGECFGVVDMTLIPFYGWFLSLEKTGLNIRDECPKIVEWAERCMKRESVFKSLATPQSIYEVLMNLRKQYFQDK, encoded by the exons ATGATTTTCCTCACATACATCACTGAGAAG GTGAGAATTGGCTTAGCTGAGAAAGGTGTGGAATATGAAAGCTTCGAAGAGGATTTGAGTAACAAAAGCAAATTGTTGCACGCGATGAACCCCGTTTACAAGCAAGTTCCTGTTCTTATCCACAACGGACTACCTATATCCGATTCTTCCATCATTCTAGAGTACATAGATGATCTATGGACCGGATATTCTCACATCTTCCCATCTGATCCTCATCTACGAGCTCAGGCTAGGTTTTGGGTTGATTACATAGCCAAAAAT ATATACGAAAAATCAAGTGGATTTGTGGTTAAGAGTTCAGGAGAAAGGCAAGAGGCAAAAAAGAAAGAGTTGGTGAAGTGCTATAAGGTGTTGGAAGAGGAGCTCGGTAACAAAACCTACTTTGGCGGGGAATGCTTCGGAGTTGTTGATATGACGTTAATTCCTTTTTACGGCTGGTTTCTTTCATTGGAGAAGACGGGGCTAAACATTAGGGATGAGTGCCCTAAAATTGTGGAATGGGCTGAGAGATGTATGAAAAGGGAGAGTGTTTTCAAGTCTCTTGCTACTCCACAATCGATATATGAGGTCCTAATGAACTTGAGGAAACAATATTTTCAGGACAAGTGA
- the LOC124931212 gene encoding iron-sulfur protein NUBPL, with translation MGFGLVKKVGGGFRSFSVQAAKGVSSPSLKIDGVREIIAVASGKGGVGKSTTAVNLAVALANNCKLKVGLLDADVYGPSIPTMMKLSGKPDVSQDRKLVPIENYGVKCMSMGVLVEGKFDAIVWRGPMVMKALEQMSRGVEWGNLDILVVDMPPGTGDVQLSISQRLQLSGAVIVSTPQDVALMDARRGVNMFSKVKIPILGIIENMSFFKCPHCGEPSHIFGKEGARKTADEMSVPFLGEIPLEVDIRSTSDEGKPIVLTSPNSAASVAYTEMANKLVRRLEELSGQTTIRPEINL, from the exons ATGGGTTTCGGTTTGGTGAAGAAGGTCGGAGGAGGCTTTAGGAGCTTTTCGGTGCAGGCCGCGAAGGGGGTTTCTTCCCCTAGCCTGAAAATTGATGGTGTCCGAGAGATTATCGCCGTCGCATCCGGTAAAGGAGGCGTGGGCAAGTCCACCACGGCAG TCAACTTGGCTGTGGCACTTGCTAACAATTGCAAACTCAAGGTCGGATTGCTTGATGCTGATGTTTACGGACCTTCGATTCCCACAATGATGAAACTTAGTGGAAAGCCAGATGTGAGTCAAG ACAGGAAATTAGTACCCATAGAAAACTATGGAGTGAAGTGTATGTCAATGGGAGTTTTGGTAGAGGGAAAATTTGATGCAATTGTATGGAGAGGCCCTATG GTGATGAAAGCCCTTGAACAGATGTCAAGGGGAGTTGAGTGGGGAAATCTTGATATTCTCGTTGTGGATATGCCCCCTGGAACTGGTGATGTTCAGCTATCTATTTCACAGAGACTGCAATTATCAG GCGCTGTGATTGTTTCAACTCCTCAAGATGTTGCTTTGATGGATGCTCGAAGAGGAGTCAACATGTTCTCTAAAGTCAAAATTCCT ATACTAGGAATCATCGAGAACATGAGTTTCTTCAAATGTCCACACTGTGGTGAACCTTCACATATCTTCGGGAAAGAAGGTGCTCGTAAGACTGCTGATGAGATGAGTGTGCCATTCCTTGGCGAG ATACCGTTAGAAGTTGATATTCGAAGTACCTCAGATGAAGGGAAACCCATAGTGTTGACAAGCCCAAACTCTGCAGCCTCTGTAGCTTACACTGAAATGGCGAATAAATTAGTCAGGCGACTTGAAGAACTCTCTGGACAAACAACAATTAGACCAGAGATAAACCTGTAA